The Magnolia sinica isolate HGM2019 chromosome 10, MsV1, whole genome shotgun sequence genome includes a window with the following:
- the LOC131258013 gene encoding F-box/FBD/LRR-repeat protein At1g13570-like isoform X1, with protein MEASNPQNMMEMDRVQFRNLDMISHLPPNVIDVILMCLPLRDAVRTSILSRSWRYKWATIPHLTFDKRSVPSSVDDYSDFDELELVNSKLVNAIDQVLLLHRGPVHEFKCQNYLESCPAIDRWILLLSGHGVKSFMLNLLPGEHYKVPSCLFLYKNLIQLKLSHCIFKPPSKFEGFHSLKTLHLQNVTIDNSFEDLISKFPFLVALTLREFDGLNRLKIQGPKLLFFDISGKLKYLCFENIPLVATARIQMTLPNDYKKSKDSNMIKVLGCLHRVKRLSLQGFLLQFLAVGYVPKRLPTTYNRLKSLTLTINFLNLDDLLVALCLCRSSPNLHDLWIMAHSMSATRTPDEKFWEVQEHLDGLFANLQIVTVTNVVGFGELDFVEFVLANALVLEKMNIMIKETMVREKAEIFQKLMGFRRASSQARIIFLGLNKSR; from the exons ATGGAGGCATCGAATCCTCAAAACATGATGGAGATGGACCGAGTCCAATTTCGAAACTTGGATATGATCAGCCACCTTCCACCAAATGTCATTGATGTCATTCTCATGTGCTTGCCTTTGAGAGATGCTGTGAGGACAAGCATCTTGTCGCGTAGTTGGAggtacaagtgggccacaattcCACATCTGACATTTGACAAGCGAAGTGTACCATCTTCAGTCGATGATTATTCAGATTTTGATGAGCTCGAGCTTGTGAACTCTAAGCTCGTGAATGCTATTGATCAAGTTCTCTTATTACATAGAGGTCCAGTTCATGAGTTCAAGTGCcaaaattacctagaaagctgcCCCGCCATTGATAGATGGATACTTCTCCTATCAGGTCATGGTGTGAAGAGTTTCATGCTCAATCTTTTGCCGGGCGAGCACTATAAGGTGCCTTCTTGTCTATTCCTCTACAAAAACCTTATTCAACTGAAGCTATCCCATTGCATTTTCAAACCGCCTAGCAAGTTCGAAGGCTTTCATAGTCTCAAGACCCTACATCTTCAAAACGTTACCATTGACAACTCATTCGAAGACTTGATTTCGAAATTCCCTTTTCTCGTGGCGTTGACACTGAGGGAGTTTGACGGTCTCAACCGTCTTAAAATTCAAGGCCCCAAGCTCCTGTTCTTTGATATCAGTGGTAAATTAAAATATCTCTGTTTCGAAAATATCCCACTTGTAGCAACTGCACGCATTCAAATGACCTTACCAAATGATTACAAGAAAAGCAAGGATTCCAATATGATCAAGGTTCTTGGATGTCTACATCGCGTAAAGCGGCTCTCTCTTCAAGGTTTTCTTCTACAG TTTTTAGCTGTAGGTTATGTACCAAAGAGACTTCCAACTACGTATAATCGTCTAAAGAGTCTGACGCTGACCATAAATTTCCTAAATCTGGATGATTTACTGGTGGCTCTCTGCTTATGTAGAAGCTCTCCTAACTTGCACGATCTCTGGATCATG GCCCACTCGATGAGTGCTACTAGAACGCCCGACGAGAAGTTTTGGGAAGTGCAAGAACATTTGGATGGCTTGTTTGCAAACCTCCAGATTGTGACTGTAACCAACGTCGTTGGCTTTGGGGAACTAGATTTTGTAGAGTTTGTACTTGCCAATGCACTGGTGCTTGAGAAGATGAATATTATGATTAAGGAAACGATGGTTCGTGAAAAAGCTGagattttccaaaaattgatGGGTTTTCGAAGAGCTTCATCACAAGCCAGGATCATATTCTTGGGCCTCAACAAAAGTAGGTAG